Genomic window (Desulfobacterales bacterium):
CCGCCGCGGCCAGGGCCTCCCGGCAGATGGTCACCGGGTTGTCGCTGGCCCGGGAGGGGTGAACCCGGACCCCCAGCCGCTCGCCCAGCACCTGCAACTGATGAATAGCCGCCGGCCGATAGACATCGGCCGGGACCAGATAGGGGCTCCGGCCCTTGTCGACCAGAAACTTGGCCAGCTTGCCAGCGGTGGTGGTCTTGCCCGAGCCCTGAAGTCCGGCCAGCATCAGCACCACCGGCTGGCGGCCGTCCAGGCGCAGGGTTTCGGTCCGGCCGCCCAGGAGTTCGACCAGCTCCTCATGCACCACCTTGACCACCTGCTGGCCCGGCGACAAGCTGGCGGCAACCTCCCGGCCCACTGCCCGCCCGGCCACGGTATGGATAAACTCCTTAACCACCTTGAAGCTGACATCAGCCTCAAGCAGGGCCATCCGGACCTCGCCGAGCGCATCCTGGATATTCTCTTCAGTGAGCGTGCCGTGACCGCGCAGCTCCTTGAATACCTTTTGCAGCCGTTCCGTTAAATTCTCGAACATAAAAAAAACCGTATCCGTCGAAAACCAGGTTGATCGCCGCCTGCGAACTCGCTGCAAGCGCCCCTGGGGCATGAATTGTTTTCCACCGCAACCAGCGCCCGGATCATGCCGTTTCCGTAACCGTTCGGCAGATTATTAGCGATTCTTCGACCTTGCTGAACAACTCCATTTCCACCGGCCATTGTGACCGGAAGGCAACCGGCCGGCCGGCACACCCTGAAAAACGGGGAAGAATACCGGGATATAACCTGGATGTCAAGCCCATTCACCACCCCACCACGTTTCCCGGCGAGCGGTTTCAGCCCAGTTTTTCCAGGCAGGCGGCCAGGCCGGCCGGGCTGTCCACCTGCAGCCGCTGGTAGTTGTAATCCCGGGGCGCGATCTTTCGCAACAGCCCGCTCAAGACCGTCTTCGGCCCGACCTCGATAAAGATCCGCACCTGCCGGGTCACCAGGGAATTGATACTGTCGAACCAGCGCACCGGGCTGGCAATCTGCCGGGCCACGATATCGCGGATGGCCGCCGGGTCGGTCTCTTCGGCAGCCGTGACATTGAACAAAACCGGAACAGTCGGCCGGGCAAAGTTGATCCTGGCCATGGCAGCCCTGAAATCAGGGACCGCGTCCGCCACCAGGGGACTGTGGTTGGCCACGCTCACCTGGAGGGGAATAACCTTGGCGCCCTGTTCGGCGAACAGGGCCGCGGCCGCATCCAGGCCGGCAGGATCCCCGGAGATCACCACCTGTTTCTCGCTGTTATGATTGGCCGCGGTCACGATCCCGCGACCAGCCAGGCCGGCCAGGGCCCCGGTCACCTCGGCCATGGTCAATCCGAGCACGGCCCGCATCCCGCCGGGATGTTTCCGCCCTTCCCGCTCCATCAGCCGGCCCCGCACGGTGACCAGTTCCATGGTATCTTCAGGGGTCAGGATCCCGGCGGCGCAGAGGGCGCTGTACTCGCCGAGACTGTGACCGACAAAATAATCCGCCCGCACCCCGGCCCGGGCAAGGGCCTGCCAGCAGATGAGATTGGCCGCCGTGATCGCCGGCTGCAGATGCACGGACCGGGTCAGTTCGGACAGCGGTCCCTCCAGGCAGAGAGAGCGGAGCGGAAAACCGCTCACCGCCTCGGCCATGTCCATCAACTCCCCGGCCCGGGGATCGCTGTCCAGGAACTCCTTGACCATCCCGACGTACTGCGAGCCCTGGCCGGGAAACATCACCGCGATCTTTTTCCTCTCATTGCCCATGGGTCAATACTCCTCATCTGAAACCAGCCTGTCCGCCGGCTGTTGCTTGCCATCGAGCCAGAATCCGACCAGAAAAAGGCCTACCCCGATGGTAATGGCGGAATCGGCCAGGTTAAAGGCGGGCCAGTGGTAATCCTTAATATGGAAGTCCAGAAAATCGGTCACCGCGCCGAAGCGGAGACGATCGATCAGATTGCCCATTGCCCCGCCGGCAATCAGGCCGACCGCATAGGCAAAGATCCGGCCCGAGGCCTTGAAATGGCGATAGGAAAAGATCATCACCCCCAGGGCGATTACGGCCACCACCACGAAAAACAGCTGCCGGGCCATGGTCTGCTCGCCGCTTAAAAGGCCAAAGGCCGCCCCGGTATTGCTCACCAGCACCAGGTTAAAGAACCCGGGGATCACGATCTTCACCTCAAAGGGCTGAAAGACCGCGTGTACCCACAGCTTGGTGAGTTGGTCGGCGACCACCACCAGCACTGCCAGAGCGAACACCGCGTAATCCGTTCGAGAGAGTTTCACCATGGCCAGGGCACGCTGTCCTTATTAATAATATTCCGTCACCACGGTAACGCAACGCTGGCAGAGCAGGGGGTGAACATCGTCCCGGCCCACTGTTTCCGAACGGATCCAGCAGCGCTCGCATTTCCCGCCGTTGGCCGGCCGGACCGCCACCGCAAGCCCGGGCAACTCCTCGCTTTGGCATGCATCCGGCCCGGCGCTCTCCACCCGGCGCAGGGAAGAGACAATGGCAATCTCCTGGAGCAGGTC
Coding sequences:
- the fabD gene encoding ACP S-malonyltransferase, translated to MGNERKKIAVMFPGQGSQYVGMVKEFLDSDPRAGELMDMAEAVSGFPLRSLCLEGPLSELTRSVHLQPAITAANLICWQALARAGVRADYFVGHSLGEYSALCAAGILTPEDTMELVTVRGRLMEREGRKHPGGMRAVLGLTMAEVTGALAGLAGRGIVTAANHNSEKQVVISGDPAGLDAAAALFAEQGAKVIPLQVSVANHSPLVADAVPDFRAAMARINFARPTVPVLFNVTAAEETDPAAIRDIVARQIASPVRWFDSINSLVTRQVRIFIEVGPKTVLSGLLRKIAPRDYNYQRLQVDSPAGLAACLEKLG
- the lspA gene encoding signal peptidase II; translated protein: MVKLSRTDYAVFALAVLVVVADQLTKLWVHAVFQPFEVKIVIPGFFNLVLVSNTGAAFGLLSGEQTMARQLFFVVVAVIALGVMIFSYRHFKASGRIFAYAVGLIAGGAMGNLIDRLRFGAVTDFLDFHIKDYHWPAFNLADSAITIGVGLFLVGFWLDGKQQPADRLVSDEEY